In Rhodopirellula bahusiensis, the following proteins share a genomic window:
- a CDS encoding SDR family oxidoreductase encodes MSPHLVSPPPPLPMLITGIAGVPGYNALHYFRSLYGDQVIGIRQPSMWPLIGEGVVACDVEDAQQVDALWEKYRFASLLNCGGSCRLKSCELDPAMAHRVNVTSTENLIRAAVRYDAQIIHLSIDLVYAGREDRAYREHDPPDPVTVYGAKMVEAEQAVRRLRPDACLLRISLPMGISFSGHAGAIDWISSRFKQSKPATLYIDESRTPTYTDCMNRLFARLLARPIEGTFHAGGTRRLSLYQIAQIVSVVGGYDPDCLQGCPRVEAGPMPPRAGDVTMDSSKLADAIGFEPFDPWPADDELVPTDPEWHYRMAKQFGGSESAVHRLLYCNPNRPGIVPPSRDELWGERFSKEPSGKH; translated from the coding sequence ATGAGCCCGCATCTTGTGAGTCCGCCGCCACCGCTTCCCATGTTGATCACCGGCATTGCTGGTGTGCCAGGGTACAACGCGTTGCACTACTTTCGGTCGTTGTACGGTGATCAGGTCATCGGCATTCGTCAGCCATCGATGTGGCCGTTGATTGGGGAAGGAGTCGTGGCTTGCGATGTCGAGGACGCGCAGCAGGTGGATGCGTTGTGGGAAAAGTACCGATTCGCAAGCTTGTTGAACTGTGGCGGAAGCTGCCGGTTGAAGTCGTGTGAGTTGGATCCGGCCATGGCTCATCGCGTCAATGTTACCAGCACGGAAAACTTGATCCGTGCGGCGGTTCGCTACGACGCGCAGATCATTCATTTGTCCATCGATTTGGTCTACGCCGGTCGCGAGGATCGGGCGTACCGCGAACATGATCCGCCCGATCCCGTCACGGTGTATGGGGCGAAGATGGTCGAGGCGGAACAGGCCGTGCGTCGCTTGAGACCGGACGCGTGCCTGCTGCGAATTTCGTTGCCGATGGGGATCAGTTTCAGCGGGCATGCTGGAGCCATCGACTGGATTTCGTCGCGTTTCAAACAGTCCAAGCCGGCCACGCTGTACATCGACGAATCCCGAACGCCGACCTACACCGACTGCATGAATCGGTTGTTCGCTCGGCTGTTGGCACGCCCCATCGAAGGGACTTTTCATGCCGGTGGAACACGGCGGTTGAGTCTGTACCAGATCGCACAAATTGTTAGCGTCGTGGGTGGTTATGATCCCGATTGCCTGCAAGGATGCCCGCGGGTGGAAGCCGGGCCGATGCCGCCGCGTGCCGGTGACGTGACGATGGATTCATCCAAGCTAGCGGATGCGATCGGGTTTGAACCGTTCGATCCTTGGCCAGCTGACGATGAGCTGGTGCCGACCGATCCGGAATGGCACTACCGAATGGCCAAGCAGTTTGGCGGCAGTGAATCGGCTGTGCATCGACTGCTGTACTGCAACCCAAATCGCCCCGGCATTGTGCCGCCTAGCCGTGATGAGCTTTGGGGCGAACGTTTCAGCAAGGAACCGTCGGGAAAGCACTGA
- a CDS encoding MarR family winged helix-turn-helix transcriptional regulator: MGHEERPGFLLSRLAYLFRIRITDVLKEAGLDLSVEESSILMVLHEAGEPLRTGDFAKLVMRDITTVTRQVDGLVKKQLVSRERDPNDGRAVLICPTAKGTKQMEKLMPLAESLRQRLKSGISAQQWSTTIRTMQRMQENLIE, translated from the coding sequence ATGGGCCATGAGGAACGACCTGGGTTTCTGCTCAGTCGATTGGCGTACCTGTTTCGAATTCGGATCACCGATGTTTTGAAAGAGGCGGGTTTGGATTTGTCGGTCGAAGAATCTTCGATTTTGATGGTGCTTCATGAAGCCGGCGAGCCGCTTCGTACGGGAGACTTTGCGAAACTGGTGATGCGTGACATCACCACCGTGACTCGGCAGGTGGATGGCTTGGTCAAAAAACAATTGGTCTCGCGAGAACGAGATCCCAATGACGGTCGAGCGGTTCTGATTTGCCCGACCGCCAAAGGGACGAAGCAAATGGAAAAATTGATGCCGCTGGCGGAATCTCTCCGGCAGCGATTGAAATCTGGAATCAGTGCCCAGCAATGGAGCACCACCATCCGGACGATGCAGCGGATGCAAGAGAACTTGATCGAATGA
- a CDS encoding LLM class oxidoreductase has protein sequence MFHVNRLSLGLVVPIETYGDGPVPEMHRHIERVQLAEKLGFSAVWLRDVPFNVPAFGDAGQTYDPFVYLGMLSGMTERIALGVASIVLPLRHPAHVAKAAATADVLSGGRLILGVASGDRPEEYPAIDAPFADRGANFRESYRYIRKMSDSWPRFDNQRGRLRGEMDMLPKPVSGKLPLLITGSSQQSPEWLAAHGDGWMTYLRSAESQARVIQDWRQRMQAIGRRNQPVLQPLYIDLTENPDTPPTPIHLGLRMGIHPLRDYLRSRQEMGVNHIALNLRFNQADIESTLKRIADELLPEFQHKARD, from the coding sequence GTGTTCCATGTGAACCGACTGAGCCTCGGATTGGTGGTCCCAATTGAAACCTACGGTGATGGGCCTGTCCCGGAGATGCACCGACACATCGAACGCGTTCAGCTCGCCGAAAAGCTAGGCTTCTCGGCGGTTTGGTTGCGTGATGTTCCGTTCAATGTTCCGGCTTTTGGGGATGCTGGCCAGACCTATGATCCATTCGTGTATCTTGGAATGTTGTCTGGGATGACCGAACGGATTGCATTGGGTGTTGCCAGCATCGTTTTGCCTCTGCGACATCCGGCTCACGTCGCCAAAGCTGCCGCCACGGCGGATGTGCTGTCCGGAGGCCGACTGATCCTCGGCGTGGCTTCCGGCGATCGTCCCGAGGAGTATCCCGCGATCGACGCCCCGTTTGCCGATCGAGGTGCGAACTTTCGTGAATCCTACCGATACATCCGCAAGATGAGCGATTCGTGGCCGCGTTTCGACAACCAACGCGGCCGGCTTCGCGGCGAAATGGACATGCTTCCCAAGCCAGTCTCGGGCAAGCTTCCGTTGCTGATCACGGGCAGTAGTCAACAGAGCCCCGAGTGGCTGGCCGCTCACGGAGATGGCTGGATGACTTACCTAAGATCTGCCGAATCGCAGGCACGAGTCATTCAGGATTGGCGACAACGAATGCAAGCCATCGGGCGTCGCAACCAACCTGTTTTGCAACCGCTCTACATCGACCTCACCGAAAACCCCGACACCCCGCCCACGCCGATTCATCTGGGATTGCGAATGGGCATCCATCCGCTTCGCGACTACCTGCGATCACGCCAGGAAATGGGTGTCAATCACATTGCCTTGAACCTGCGATTCAACCAAGCCGATATCGAGTCGACCTTGAAAAGAATTGCCGACGAACTTCTTCCCGAATTCCAACACAAAGCGAGAGACTGA
- a CDS encoding alkyl/aryl-sulfatase, with protein sequence MNRTRNALFAAKLLALVLLGAAPVVAQENAATAKLMQQSKQFEEEIVHVSDNVYIAVGYSVSNVTMIEGDDGVVIIDTGISLDDANRIVTEFRKFSDKPVKGIVFTHSHGDHTNGAAAFFGEERPQIWAHKNFGSEAQPLVAGGVKFQSVRGARQAGFKLPREQRINNGVAPVRYPKLGGQAFASRADTKPTHFLEEDRQTIEIAGVELELVSSPGETNDQLFVWYPAGKALFAGDNFYRSFPNLYAIRGTPNRSVRLWAESLGKLAANDADVLVGGHTKPILGASKVKQVLEDYRDAVQFIHDKTVEGMNQGMTPDELVGYVQLPENLASKDYLQPFYGHPEWGVRSVFNGYFGWYDGNPSNLFRLSPRAEAERVAQLAGGPDKLFAVAKAALADDDNQWAAQLADHLLAIDGDSADAKVLKADALSKLAGGMVNATARNYYLTVARELREEAAAK encoded by the coding sequence ATGAATCGAACACGAAACGCACTGTTTGCTGCGAAATTGCTAGCGCTGGTCTTGCTTGGGGCCGCACCCGTGGTCGCTCAGGAGAACGCAGCGACGGCAAAGTTGATGCAGCAATCCAAGCAGTTCGAAGAAGAGATCGTTCATGTTTCCGACAACGTCTACATCGCGGTGGGATACAGTGTTTCAAATGTCACGATGATCGAGGGCGACGATGGAGTCGTGATCATCGACACAGGCATTTCGCTGGACGATGCCAACCGGATCGTGACTGAGTTTCGCAAGTTCAGCGACAAACCGGTCAAGGGGATTGTTTTCACGCACTCCCACGGCGATCACACGAACGGAGCGGCAGCGTTCTTTGGGGAAGAGCGACCACAGATCTGGGCTCACAAAAACTTCGGCAGTGAAGCCCAACCGTTGGTGGCTGGTGGGGTGAAGTTTCAAAGCGTTCGAGGTGCACGTCAGGCTGGTTTCAAGCTGCCACGCGAACAACGTATCAACAACGGCGTTGCACCCGTTCGTTATCCCAAACTAGGCGGGCAAGCTTTCGCATCGCGAGCGGACACCAAGCCGACTCACTTTTTGGAAGAGGACCGTCAAACGATCGAGATTGCAGGTGTCGAACTTGAACTGGTTTCGTCTCCTGGCGAGACCAACGATCAGTTGTTCGTCTGGTATCCCGCTGGAAAGGCGTTGTTCGCCGGTGACAATTTCTACCGATCGTTTCCGAATTTGTATGCCATCCGTGGGACTCCCAATCGCAGCGTGCGTTTGTGGGCGGAGAGTCTTGGCAAGTTAGCGGCCAACGATGCGGATGTGTTGGTCGGTGGTCACACCAAACCGATCCTCGGAGCCAGCAAAGTCAAGCAAGTCTTGGAAGACTACCGCGATGCCGTTCAGTTCATTCATGACAAAACCGTCGAGGGAATGAACCAAGGAATGACGCCAGACGAATTGGTCGGCTACGTCCAGTTGCCGGAAAACCTAGCCAGCAAAGATTACTTGCAGCCCTTCTACGGGCATCCTGAATGGGGAGTCCGCAGTGTCTTCAACGGATACTTTGGCTGGTACGACGGCAACCCATCGAACTTGTTTCGTTTGTCACCGCGAGCGGAAGCCGAACGAGTCGCCCAACTGGCCGGAGGGCCTGACAAACTGTTCGCTGTCGCGAAAGCTGCGTTGGCTGACGATGACAACCAATGGGCAGCACAGCTTGCCGATCATCTGTTGGCGATCGACGGTGATTCGGCCGATGCGAAAGTGCTGAAAGCCGATGCGTTGAGCAAACTTGCTGGCGGAATGGTCAACGCCACTGCGAGAAACTACTACCTCACCGTTGCTCGCGAACTTCGTGAAGAAGCCGCCGCGAAATAA
- a CDS encoding DUF1549 and DUF1553 domain-containing protein: MSDRLSPRLSPIHVAIAATLLGIIHQSTAGPGKVFADPTQPASASSANQPNHSESPKQAQSPVSFELDVQPILAAQGCNAGACHGKQRGQNGFQLSLLGFDSNFDYDAIVRQARGRRLTIRAPESSLLVRKATAELPHGGGRKIEVGSPAYQTLTAWIRQGAPRRLADEPTLTSVEIAKTDFLLKPSETAQLSVLARFSDGSERDVTSMTGYLSNDTAITSVDKTGKIVAGPIPGETAVMARYMNHICVANVSIPRTTELPEGFYDQQPRANFIDDLVHNKLNQLQIQVSDPASESTFLRRVYTDVIGRAPTADEAREFLESQDPDKRERLVEQLLDQPEYIDHWANQWADLLRPNPYRVGIKAVLNYDNWIRQQFRENVPYDEFARRLITAKGSTWHNGAVTLFRDRRSPDEVATLVSQLFLGVRLECAKCHHHPFEKWSQHDFYSFAAYFGRVGRKGKGLSPPISGGEEIVYVSTKGSVKHPVTDEVLPPSPLFGTAEVAEGSDPREALAEWMTSPDNEYFAQVHVNRVWAQLMGRGIVDPVDDLRSTNPPSNPALLDALAEHFQQSGFDQKNLIKTIVLSNVYSLSSVPNETNAADRLNYSRHYRHRLRAEVLAQAVADVTETSGSFSGLAPESRANQVWTHRIDSTFLDTFGRPDENKDPPCERIPDSSVTQTLHLMNSRELDARVRSDTGRAARLANSDLTPAEIVTDLYLAIFSRMPNDEERSYAETLIRDSSENTTSESATANQSGDEEQKETTDEGRRRVIEDLMWAMMNSPEFIIQN; this comes from the coding sequence ATGTCAGATCGCCTTTCCCCAAGGTTGTCGCCCATTCACGTCGCCATCGCCGCGACGTTGTTGGGGATCATCCATCAAAGCACTGCCGGCCCCGGCAAAGTGTTCGCGGATCCGACCCAGCCTGCTTCAGCGTCCAGTGCGAACCAACCGAACCATTCGGAATCGCCCAAGCAAGCTCAATCGCCCGTCAGTTTTGAACTGGACGTGCAACCGATCTTGGCCGCTCAAGGCTGCAATGCGGGTGCCTGCCACGGCAAACAACGCGGACAGAACGGATTCCAACTTTCGCTGCTGGGGTTTGATTCCAACTTCGATTACGACGCGATTGTTCGACAGGCCCGCGGGCGACGGCTCACCATCCGGGCACCGGAATCCAGCCTGTTGGTTCGGAAAGCGACGGCAGAATTGCCTCATGGTGGCGGGCGAAAGATCGAAGTCGGCTCGCCGGCCTACCAGACACTGACCGCCTGGATTCGCCAAGGAGCACCACGTCGATTGGCAGACGAACCCACGTTGACCTCGGTTGAAATTGCCAAGACCGACTTCCTGCTCAAGCCATCCGAAACGGCTCAGCTTTCTGTCTTGGCTCGCTTCAGCGACGGCAGCGAGCGAGATGTCACCTCGATGACCGGCTACCTTTCCAACGACACCGCAATCACATCGGTCGACAAGACAGGAAAGATCGTTGCCGGACCGATTCCTGGCGAGACCGCCGTGATGGCTCGCTATATGAATCACATTTGTGTGGCCAACGTCAGCATCCCACGAACAACGGAGTTGCCCGAAGGATTCTACGACCAACAACCGCGTGCCAACTTCATCGATGATTTGGTCCACAACAAACTGAACCAACTTCAAATTCAAGTTTCAGATCCGGCCAGCGAATCTACGTTCTTGCGCCGTGTGTACACCGATGTGATCGGACGAGCACCGACGGCGGACGAGGCTCGCGAATTTCTTGAGTCTCAAGATCCCGACAAACGCGAAAGGCTCGTCGAGCAACTTCTCGATCAACCGGAATACATCGATCACTGGGCCAACCAATGGGCGGACTTGTTGCGTCCCAATCCTTATCGCGTCGGGATCAAAGCGGTCCTGAACTATGACAATTGGATCCGTCAGCAGTTTCGAGAAAACGTTCCCTACGACGAATTTGCACGACGGCTGATCACGGCCAAAGGCAGCACGTGGCACAACGGCGCCGTGACACTGTTCCGAGATCGACGCAGCCCCGATGAAGTCGCCACGCTGGTCAGCCAACTGTTTCTCGGCGTTCGCTTGGAATGTGCCAAGTGCCACCATCATCCATTTGAAAAATGGAGCCAACACGACTTCTATTCCTTTGCCGCCTACTTCGGCAGAGTCGGCCGCAAAGGCAAAGGATTGTCGCCGCCGATCTCAGGTGGCGAAGAGATCGTTTACGTTTCCACCAAAGGAAGCGTCAAGCATCCCGTGACCGACGAAGTGCTGCCTCCCTCGCCTCTGTTTGGCACCGCCGAGGTGGCAGAGGGATCGGATCCGCGTGAGGCTCTAGCGGAATGGATGACGTCCCCGGACAACGAATACTTCGCTCAGGTTCACGTCAATCGCGTGTGGGCACAGTTGATGGGTCGAGGCATCGTCGATCCAGTCGACGATCTTCGCAGCACGAACCCACCCAGCAACCCAGCGCTACTCGATGCCTTGGCCGAACACTTTCAACAATCCGGTTTCGATCAAAAGAACCTGATCAAAACCATCGTCTTGTCCAACGTTTACTCGCTCAGTTCCGTTCCCAACGAAACCAACGCGGCCGACCGACTGAACTACTCGCGTCACTACCGTCATCGATTGCGGGCCGAGGTGCTCGCTCAAGCGGTCGCGGACGTGACCGAAACGTCGGGATCCTTTTCCGGCTTGGCACCCGAATCGCGAGCCAACCAAGTTTGGACGCACCGGATCGATTCGACGTTCTTGGATACGTTTGGCAGACCGGATGAGAACAAGGATCCACCGTGCGAACGCATTCCCGATTCATCCGTCACTCAGACGTTGCACCTGATGAATTCGCGAGAACTCGACGCACGTGTCCGAAGCGATACCGGTCGTGCGGCGCGGCTGGCCAACAGCGACCTGACTCCGGCAGAGATCGTGACCGATCTGTACTTGGCTATTTTTTCGCGAATGCCAAACGACGAAGAACGAAGCTATGCCGAGACATTGATTCGCGACTCCAGCGAAAACACCACCAGCGAGAGCGCCACTGCGAATCAAAGTGGCGATGAAGAACAAAAGGAAACCACCGATGAAGGTCGTCGGCGTGTGATTGAGGACTTGATGTGGGCGATGATGAATTCGCCTGAGTTTATTATTCAAAACTGA
- a CDS encoding nucleotidyltransferase domain-containing protein, which produces MTDARTIDYDKMMPHIRAAPYPLLFATISGAHLYGFPSPDSDFDLRGVHLLPLKTVVGLEDGEQTIEKEGVYDGLEIDLVTHDVGKFFGLMLKRNGYVLEQIFSPLIVHSTPEHEELKSIAQGCITRHHAHHYLGFAATQWKLFAKETPPRVKPLLYVYRVLLTGIHLMRSGEVESNLVTLNENARLSYIDELIDRKQTGPEKGTLDAADLEFHTHEFERLVSQLEEAHEQSELPEIPSARPALNDLLVRLRLNGSGGQ; this is translated from the coding sequence ATGACTGACGCCCGAACAATCGACTACGACAAGATGATGCCGCACATCCGTGCTGCACCGTATCCGCTGTTGTTCGCCACCATCAGCGGAGCCCACCTGTACGGTTTCCCGTCCCCAGATTCCGACTTCGATCTTCGCGGCGTGCACCTGCTGCCGCTGAAGACGGTCGTCGGTCTGGAGGATGGCGAACAGACGATCGAAAAGGAAGGTGTTTACGACGGCCTTGAGATTGACTTGGTCACTCACGATGTGGGTAAGTTCTTTGGGCTGATGCTCAAGCGAAATGGTTACGTGCTCGAACAAATCTTCTCGCCACTGATCGTTCACTCCACGCCGGAACATGAGGAGTTGAAGTCGATCGCTCAAGGCTGCATCACTCGGCATCACGCCCACCACTACCTCGGGTTCGCTGCGACTCAGTGGAAACTGTTCGCAAAGGAGACACCGCCACGAGTCAAACCGTTGCTGTATGTCTACCGCGTGCTGCTGACTGGAATTCACTTGATGAGATCCGGCGAGGTCGAATCGAACCTCGTGACTCTCAACGAAAACGCGAGACTCTCGTACATCGACGAGCTGATTGATCGCAAGCAAACGGGGCCGGAAAAAGGGACGCTCGATGCCGCTGATCTCGAATTCCACACGCATGAATTTGAGCGATTGGTCAGCCAACTCGAGGAGGCCCACGAGCAGTCAGAACTACCGGAAATTCCGTCCGCCCGCCCAGCTCTGAACGATCTGCTGGTGCGACTTCGATTGAACGGTAGCGGCGGGCAGTAG
- a CDS encoding zinc-dependent alcohol dehydrogenase family protein, which translates to MKAMLIKNYGENAAFEASEVDQPKVKPGHVLVKIAASSVNTVDTMIRKMGKDLPLSPPAPAILGMDFAGTVEAVGEGVQNYSVGDEVYGCAGGLADLPGTLADYIVADADLIAHKAKNLSMKEAAALPLVAITAYEGLLRAGIQAGQRVLVHGGSGGVGHVALQLAKHFGADVYSTGGGDKQLALIEKLGATGINYKTESVEQYVAKHTEGAGFDVVFDSVGGANLTNSFEAAALNGQIATTVSLCELDLTPAHFKGLSLHIVFMLIPMLHNHKRSDHGDILRNLTEIAESGALTPILDETNFSLEEAGEAYARLESGRAMGKVVIEN; encoded by the coding sequence ATGAAAGCCATGCTGATCAAGAACTACGGTGAAAACGCAGCCTTCGAGGCATCCGAAGTCGATCAACCCAAAGTCAAACCGGGGCACGTCCTGGTCAAGATTGCCGCTTCGAGCGTGAACACGGTCGACACGATGATTCGCAAAATGGGAAAGGACCTTCCTTTGTCGCCACCCGCCCCAGCCATTCTTGGAATGGACTTTGCCGGAACCGTCGAAGCTGTCGGCGAAGGTGTGCAGAACTATTCCGTCGGCGACGAAGTCTATGGCTGCGCCGGCGGGCTGGCAGATCTGCCGGGCACCTTGGCAGATTACATCGTGGCCGATGCGGACTTGATCGCTCACAAGGCGAAGAACCTGTCGATGAAGGAAGCCGCGGCGTTGCCACTCGTTGCAATCACCGCATACGAAGGCCTGCTTCGAGCCGGCATCCAAGCGGGCCAGAGAGTCCTCGTGCATGGAGGATCAGGCGGCGTGGGCCATGTCGCGTTGCAATTGGCCAAGCACTTTGGAGCGGATGTCTATTCCACCGGCGGCGGTGACAAACAACTTGCACTGATTGAAAAGCTGGGTGCGACGGGCATCAACTACAAAACCGAATCGGTCGAGCAATACGTTGCCAAGCACACCGAGGGAGCCGGATTCGATGTGGTGTTTGATTCCGTCGGAGGAGCCAACCTGACCAACTCGTTCGAAGCCGCTGCCCTCAACGGACAAATCGCGACGACGGTGTCTTTATGCGAACTGGACCTCACGCCAGCTCACTTCAAAGGCTTGTCTTTGCACATCGTCTTCATGCTGATTCCGATGCTGCACAATCACAAACGATCTGATCACGGCGACATCCTTCGCAATCTGACTGAGATCGCTGAATCGGGTGCCCTGACTCCCATCCTCGATGAAACCAATTTCTCCTTGGAAGAAGCAGGCGAAGCCTACGCGAGACTGGAAAGCGGCAGAGCCATGGGCAAAGTCGTCATCGAAAACTGA
- a CDS encoding nucleotidyltransferase domain-containing protein has protein sequence MAHSPNLSLIHSPGTQVVVQKDVMTTNDRIAHPAGAVGVVVRSPVDRTHAYRVKFSDGFEAAIHHDQLVQLSEFKNQTIRDANAPLMSSGLYDRVIYRCVIGSRAYGLEDEDSDTDRRGIYLPPAELHWSLYGVPEQLENDQTQEVYWELQKFIVLALKANPNVLECLYSPIVESVTPLGKDLLAMRDAFLSKLVFQTFSGYVASQFKKMQTDIRNQGRVKWKHVMHLIRLLLSGTHVLRSGEMVVDAGQHRDRLLTIKRGETLFDEADEWRQELQRDFETAFRTTPLPDRPDYERVNAFLVDARRKAIQENLP, from the coding sequence ATGGCCCATTCACCCAACCTTTCCTTGATCCATTCGCCTGGCACCCAGGTCGTCGTGCAGAAAGACGTCATGACGACGAACGATCGAATCGCGCATCCGGCGGGAGCGGTCGGCGTGGTCGTGCGGTCACCGGTGGATCGCACACACGCCTATCGCGTCAAATTCAGCGACGGGTTTGAAGCGGCCATTCATCACGACCAACTGGTGCAATTGTCGGAGTTCAAAAACCAAACCATCCGTGATGCGAATGCACCGCTGATGAGTTCGGGCCTGTACGACCGAGTGATCTATCGCTGCGTGATCGGCTCGCGAGCCTATGGTCTGGAAGACGAAGATTCCGACACGGATCGCCGCGGCATTTACCTTCCGCCGGCGGAGCTCCATTGGTCACTCTATGGCGTTCCCGAACAACTTGAGAACGATCAAACGCAAGAGGTCTACTGGGAACTGCAAAAGTTCATTGTGCTGGCACTCAAAGCGAACCCGAACGTTCTCGAATGTCTCTATTCGCCAATCGTCGAATCGGTCACACCGCTTGGCAAAGACTTGCTGGCGATGCGCGACGCCTTTCTATCCAAGCTCGTTTTCCAAACGTTCTCAGGCTACGTCGCCTCGCAATTCAAGAAGATGCAAACAGACATCCGTAACCAAGGCCGCGTGAAGTGGAAACACGTCATGCACCTGATCCGGTTGTTGTTGTCGGGAACACATGTCCTGCGAAGCGGCGAGATGGTGGTCGATGCCGGCCAACACCGAGACCGTCTGCTGACCATCAAGCGTGGCGAGACGCTGTTCGATGAGGCAGATGAATGGCGACAAGAACTTCAGCGAGATTTTGAAACCGCCTTCCGAACCACCCCACTGCCCGATCGTCCTGACTACGAACGAGTCAACGCGTTCTTGGTCGATGCTCGCCGCAAAGCCATCCAAGAGAATCTTCCATGA
- a CDS encoding SDR family NAD(P)-dependent oxidoreductase: MKRILITGATDGIGLETAKSLVSLGHHVLIHGRSAAKLEQVLKTLRSLSDDASIESYVADLSNMNEVEAFADAVSAKHDHLDVLINNAGVFSTSDPLTPEGLDVRFVVNTIAPYLLTKRLLPLMDSTGRVINLSSAAQSPVAMDAFRGERLLSDGEAYAQSKLALTMWSRALADSLGQDGPAVVSVNPGSLLASKMVQKAFGVPGKDISIGSKILTRAALDDEFANASGQYYNNDAGEFGPPHADALDAEKNAQIIRAIEEPLAKQLH; the protein is encoded by the coding sequence ATGAAACGTATTCTGATCACTGGAGCAACGGATGGCATTGGTCTGGAAACCGCCAAGAGTTTGGTGTCGCTCGGCCATCATGTTTTGATCCATGGACGCAGTGCCGCGAAACTGGAACAAGTCCTGAAAACTTTGCGTTCGCTTTCCGATGACGCATCGATTGAAAGCTACGTGGCTGATCTATCAAACATGAACGAAGTGGAAGCGTTCGCCGATGCGGTGTCCGCCAAGCACGACCATCTCGATGTGCTGATCAACAACGCGGGCGTTTTCTCAACATCCGATCCGTTGACACCGGAAGGACTCGACGTCCGATTCGTGGTCAACACGATCGCTCCTTACCTGCTGACCAAACGTCTTCTGCCGTTGATGGATTCAACCGGACGCGTGATCAATCTTTCTTCCGCTGCTCAGTCACCGGTGGCGATGGATGCGTTTCGCGGCGAGCGACTGCTGAGCGATGGCGAAGCGTACGCACAAAGCAAACTCGCCCTCACCATGTGGTCACGTGCGTTGGCGGATTCACTTGGTCAAGACGGCCCGGCCGTCGTCTCGGTCAACCCAGGCTCTTTGCTCGCCAGCAAAATGGTGCAGAAGGCTTTCGGGGTCCCAGGCAAAGACATCAGCATCGGATCGAAGATCCTCACCCGCGCCGCTCTCGACGACGAATTCGCGAATGCTTCCGGGCAGTACTACAACAACGATGCTGGGGAATTTGGGCCGCCGCATGCCGATGCTCTGGATGCGGAAAAGAACGCCCAAATCATCCGGGCGATCGAAGAACCGCTTGCCAAGCAACTCCACTGA
- a CDS encoding winged helix-turn-helix transcriptional regulator — protein sequence MDTNGKARHSSYELPACPVEATLELIGGKWKGIVLYYLMVDGRLRFSVLKRKVGCVTQRMLTKQLRELEDSGLVNRIVYAEVPPRVEYELTEEGESLTPVLLTLKKWGEAHALQLLQERENRKAVEAS from the coding sequence ATGGATACCAATGGAAAAGCCCGGCATTCGAGCTACGAATTGCCAGCTTGTCCCGTCGAGGCAACGCTGGAACTGATTGGAGGCAAATGGAAGGGCATCGTGCTTTACTATTTGATGGTCGACGGACGCCTCCGATTCAGCGTTCTCAAACGGAAGGTCGGCTGTGTCACGCAGAGAATGCTGACCAAGCAACTTCGCGAATTGGAGGACAGCGGGTTGGTCAATCGGATCGTCTACGCCGAGGTGCCACCGCGAGTCGAATACGAATTGACGGAAGAGGGTGAGTCGCTCACGCCCGTGTTGCTGACGCTGAAGAAGTGGGGCGAAGCTCACGCATTGCAACTGCTGCAGGAACGCGAAAATCGCAAAGCTGTGGAAGCGTCGTGA